The Alteromonas stellipolaris genome includes a region encoding these proteins:
- a CDS encoding MBL fold metallo-hydrolase, whose product MHYPAIEQPSPGEWTEIVKGVLWLRMPLPFELDHINLYLVEDDDGWVVIDTGLGTSTTKTLWNEIFAALDKPISAVLVTHLHPDHVGLAGWIADQFKVPLYMSQVEYFTARAFTGGKSDTSAWRDEQYYHRVGLQPDDVTSLMSGNKGYSNVVSPIPISYRRLKQSDVLTLKGNSWEVMIGRGHSPEHVCLYSKELGILLAGDHILPQITPNIGVYSTEPEGNTLQDYLSTLLPFTDLPEKTLVLPAHRQPFVGVKDRVNELIEHHHGHLNALVEACSKPQTVVELLPVLFKRELSGRNVVFAVAECVSHLNYLLSHGKITRHLSDDGIYLYGAQQ is encoded by the coding sequence ATGCATTACCCAGCAATTGAGCAACCGTCTCCAGGTGAATGGACAGAGATAGTGAAAGGTGTACTTTGGCTTCGTATGCCACTGCCTTTCGAACTCGACCATATAAATCTCTACCTTGTTGAAGATGATGATGGCTGGGTGGTTATTGATACTGGGCTCGGTACGAGCACAACAAAGACATTGTGGAATGAGATTTTTGCCGCATTGGATAAACCCATTTCAGCGGTTTTAGTTACGCATTTGCATCCTGACCACGTGGGTTTAGCCGGTTGGATAGCCGACCAATTCAAAGTGCCTCTATACATGTCGCAGGTTGAGTATTTTACTGCGCGCGCATTCACAGGGGGGAAAAGCGACACCTCAGCATGGCGGGATGAGCAATATTATCATCGTGTCGGTTTACAGCCAGATGACGTAACTTCGCTCATGTCAGGCAACAAAGGTTACAGCAATGTTGTATCGCCAATTCCTATCAGCTATAGACGGTTAAAGCAAAGTGATGTGCTTACGCTTAAGGGTAACTCATGGGAAGTGATGATCGGCAGAGGGCATTCACCAGAACACGTATGCCTATATTCTAAAGAACTTGGAATACTGTTAGCTGGCGACCATATACTGCCGCAGATAACACCCAATATAGGCGTATATTCAACGGAGCCTGAGGGCAATACGCTTCAAGATTATTTGTCTACGCTACTGCCTTTCACTGATTTACCGGAAAAAACCTTGGTGTTACCCGCACACCGACAACCTTTTGTTGGTGTAAAAGACCGAGTGAATGAGCTTATTGAACATCACCATGGTCATTTAAATGCGCTTGTGGAGGCTTGCAGTAAACCTCAGACGGTGGTCGAGTTGTTGCCCGTTTTATTTAAACGGGAACTGAGTGGTAGAAATGTCGTGTTTGCCGTAGCTGAGTGTGTGTCCCACTTAAACTACCTCTTGTCTCATGGAAAAATAACGCGACATTTATCTGATGACGGAATTTATTTATATGGGGCGCAACAATAG
- a CDS encoding DNA polymerase II, which produces MIRKGYILSKHTHVKHANSKHKGACVEVWVSTDDGPVCLQSAMQKPSCFVATENTKNILEKAKREGIEVEVSSDSFFTLEQVEVDTLKTTSDSYMHQLRQLAKSLHITLYEADIRLADRYLMERFIYGSLEFVAPDENATLIPDARIRPAIYTPNLYSISIDIECDENENLFSIALASSDVNEVMLVSASTHPKTLDVPDTFSLSLFSTESALLTAFAKRIRDIDPDVILGWNVKQFDMAVLARRAKKQGVKFTIGREKREAFVRDWDGQTIVDIPGRSIVDGIEALKTMTYQFDSFSLDNVAQQLLGDKKLIQSEDKLAAIKALYYEDPSSLASYNHKDCVLVNEIAAKTRFIEFLILRGTLTGLDLGRPGGSVAAFLNVYLPKLHRQGYISGVRPEHGGLASPGGYVMNSQPGLYSDVLVLDFKSLYPSIIRTFKIDPMGLAEGLKDPSSAIEGFKGAMFSRDNHFLPDIIDNLWRQRDEAKKQNDAPRSQAIKILMNSFYGVLGSGGCPFYDPRLASSITLRGHEIMQTTAKWIEEAGFSVIYGDTDSTFVHVNNNTSLGTPNETGQSLANTINHKWQRKLREDYDIDCHLDIEFETHFETFFMPTIRGSALGSKKRYAGLKQTGDKKELVFKGLENVRSDWTELAKYFQYELYRRVFEKAPVSDFIKQTVDNIRHGKEDARLVYAKRLRKPLSDYIKSLPPHVKAARLADDINRKTGQRLRYQHNTTIRYVMTVQGPQTTEHQMAPLDYDHYIEKQIMPIADSILPLINLSFSELTNEQLSLFPN; this is translated from the coding sequence GTGATTAGAAAAGGTTACATTCTAAGTAAACACACTCATGTTAAACATGCGAACAGTAAGCATAAAGGTGCTTGTGTTGAAGTGTGGGTGTCTACCGATGATGGTCCAGTATGTCTTCAAAGCGCTATGCAGAAACCCTCATGTTTTGTGGCTACCGAAAACACGAAAAATATATTGGAAAAGGCAAAGCGAGAAGGTATTGAGGTTGAAGTCTCCTCAGACAGTTTCTTTACCCTTGAGCAAGTGGAAGTAGACACCCTTAAAACCACGTCTGACTCCTACATGCACCAATTAAGACAGCTTGCCAAAAGTTTACACATCACTTTGTATGAAGCTGATATAAGACTTGCCGATAGGTATTTGATGGAGCGGTTTATATACGGTTCGTTGGAGTTTGTTGCTCCTGACGAAAACGCAACATTAATACCTGATGCGCGAATTAGGCCCGCAATCTACACGCCAAATCTTTACTCGATTAGCATCGATATTGAGTGCGATGAAAATGAAAACCTATTCAGTATAGCGCTAGCTTCTAGCGACGTTAACGAAGTGATGTTGGTTTCTGCGTCCACTCACCCCAAGACGCTAGATGTTCCAGACACATTTTCACTGAGCCTGTTTTCTACTGAATCAGCGCTACTTACTGCATTTGCAAAGCGTATACGCGATATTGATCCAGACGTTATCTTAGGCTGGAACGTCAAACAATTTGATATGGCCGTGCTTGCAAGGAGAGCAAAAAAACAAGGCGTCAAATTTACAATAGGCAGAGAAAAACGAGAAGCCTTCGTAAGGGATTGGGATGGCCAAACTATCGTGGATATACCCGGTCGCAGTATTGTAGATGGCATTGAAGCGCTAAAGACTATGACCTATCAATTTGACTCTTTCTCTTTAGACAATGTTGCACAGCAATTACTGGGTGATAAAAAGCTCATACAGAGTGAAGACAAGCTTGCAGCAATTAAAGCCTTGTATTACGAAGACCCCTCTTCGCTCGCCAGCTATAACCACAAAGACTGTGTATTGGTAAATGAGATTGCTGCAAAAACCCGATTTATCGAATTTCTCATTTTGAGAGGCACCTTAACAGGGCTCGATTTAGGAAGGCCCGGAGGGTCAGTCGCTGCATTTCTAAATGTGTATTTACCAAAGTTACACCGACAAGGTTACATAAGTGGTGTACGCCCGGAACACGGCGGGTTGGCTAGCCCAGGTGGCTATGTAATGAATTCACAGCCTGGCCTGTACTCTGATGTACTCGTACTCGACTTTAAGAGCCTATACCCATCAATTATTCGCACGTTTAAGATTGACCCTATGGGGCTTGCCGAAGGCCTTAAAGATCCAAGCAGTGCCATCGAGGGGTTCAAAGGAGCTATGTTCAGTCGTGACAATCATTTTTTGCCCGATATTATAGACAACCTATGGCGCCAAAGAGACGAAGCAAAAAAACAAAACGATGCGCCACGATCTCAGGCTATAAAAATCTTAATGAACTCCTTTTACGGTGTATTAGGCAGTGGCGGATGCCCCTTTTATGACCCAAGGTTAGCAAGCTCTATTACTCTGCGTGGGCATGAAATAATGCAAACTACTGCAAAATGGATAGAAGAAGCAGGGTTCTCAGTTATCTATGGCGATACAGACTCTACCTTTGTACACGTGAATAACAACACATCGTTAGGCACGCCTAATGAAACGGGACAGTCCCTAGCAAACACTATTAATCATAAGTGGCAACGCAAGCTTCGAGAAGACTATGATATAGACTGCCATTTGGACATTGAATTTGAGACCCATTTTGAAACCTTTTTTATGCCCACAATTAGAGGCTCTGCATTAGGTAGCAAGAAGCGATATGCAGGTTTAAAGCAAACTGGCGACAAAAAAGAGCTGGTTTTTAAAGGGTTGGAAAACGTACGTTCAGACTGGACCGAATTAGCTAAATACTTTCAGTATGAATTGTATCGACGGGTTTTCGAAAAAGCCCCTGTATCTGATTTTATTAAACAAACTGTAGATAATATTCGCCACGGGAAAGAAGACGCCAGACTCGTATATGCAAAACGATTAAGGAAGCCATTAAGTGACTACATCAAATCTTTGCCTCCTCATGTAAAAGCCGCGCGCCTCGCAGATGATATTAATCGTAAAACGGGCCAACGATTACGTTACCAACACAATACAACCATACGCTATGTTATGACGGTACAAGGCCCTCAAACTACCGAGCACCAGATGGCACCGCTTGATTACGACCATTACATTGAAAAGCAAATCATGCCCATAGCGGACAGTATACTTCCTCTCATCAACCTATCTTTTTCTGAACTAACTAACGAACAATTATCGTTATTTCCTAACTAA
- a CDS encoding sensor histidine kinase: MFEQLVEKLPVGIGIVDEDFLVVYLNDFFRDRLPHENRDSYKDTPVTDIFSGQGKFLKRRLKSVFVLQHPSFSYWEQRPHIFPFKSSRPITGEETQMYQNMEILPVKDKSTGKKYACIFLQDVTAQASYFRTQQKLSAALKEEHEAQRKLIRKLDTAQSQLIQAEKMASTGQLAAGIAHEINNPIGFINANLDTLSQYANNLISICDGVENHVTDFNDEVKEQIKNLFEAQHYDLIKDDIEELLEESKAGLNRVKDIVDNLKQFSLDSTQGSQIVELNDVASQTIKLVSTQYASHHYKVESADEKIEIMANPGMIKQALMNILLNAAQAIPDKGYVKLSLLKNSESITIKVLDSGEGIEQKNMKRVFEPFFTTRPEGQGQGLGLSTAYTIIEKHKGKISINSKVSKGTVVTIELPITSEDNSATAPQ, encoded by the coding sequence ATGTTTGAGCAACTGGTTGAAAAACTTCCGGTTGGAATTGGCATCGTTGATGAAGATTTTCTGGTTGTTTATTTAAACGACTTTTTTAGAGATCGTCTTCCTCACGAGAATCGCGATTCGTACAAAGACACCCCTGTTACCGATATTTTTAGCGGCCAAGGAAAATTTCTAAAGCGAAGGTTAAAATCGGTTTTTGTTCTCCAGCATCCTAGTTTCAGCTACTGGGAACAGCGCCCCCATATATTTCCGTTTAAAAGCAGTAGACCGATAACTGGCGAAGAAACACAAATGTATCAAAACATGGAGATATTGCCGGTAAAGGACAAAAGCACAGGAAAAAAATACGCCTGCATTTTCTTGCAAGACGTTACCGCGCAAGCCAGCTACTTCCGTACCCAACAAAAGCTATCTGCCGCACTTAAAGAAGAACACGAAGCACAACGCAAACTTATTCGTAAACTTGATACCGCTCAGTCTCAACTCATTCAAGCGGAAAAAATGGCATCAACGGGCCAATTAGCTGCGGGGATTGCCCATGAAATAAATAACCCTATTGGCTTTATCAATGCAAACTTAGACACCCTGTCGCAATACGCTAATAATTTAATATCTATTTGCGATGGGGTAGAAAATCACGTTACCGATTTTAACGATGAAGTAAAAGAACAAATAAAAAACCTTTTCGAAGCACAGCACTATGATTTGATAAAAGATGACATTGAAGAGTTGCTCGAAGAATCGAAAGCGGGCTTAAATCGAGTTAAGGATATTGTCGATAATCTAAAACAGTTTTCCCTCGACAGCACACAAGGTAGTCAGATTGTAGAGTTAAACGACGTCGCCTCACAAACTATCAAGCTTGTATCTACCCAATATGCTTCTCATCACTATAAGGTTGAATCAGCCGACGAAAAGATAGAGATAATGGCCAACCCAGGGATGATAAAACAAGCCTTGATGAACATATTACTCAACGCTGCCCAAGCTATTCCAGACAAAGGCTACGTTAAGTTATCCTTATTAAAAAATAGCGAGAGCATTACGATTAAGGTGCTAGACAGCGGTGAAGGTATAGAGCAAAAAAATATGAAAAGAGTCTTCGAACCCTTTTTTACTACCCGCCCTGAAGGTCAAGGCCAAGGGTTGGGATTATCCACTGCCTATACCATTATAGAAAAGCACAAAGGCAAAATTTCAATCAATAGCAAAGTGAGCAAAGGTACGGTGGTTACAATAGAACTACCTATCACTTCAGAAGACAATTCAGCTACAGCCCCTCAGTAA
- a CDS encoding chemotaxis protein CheX produces MSAVIPLDEEQRDALQELLNISMGQAANSLAQLIETKIDISIPKITSVTPTQLYTLLFGSADTFHTRQSFLGDIQGEVMSVLSRSGLNEMAKLMEYSEPLSKEDVEEIILELSNILAGACLAGLSSQLELTTNLNMPTLFTPNKENFDELKWQHSLVMEVQFTVAVSSFSMRVVFCLDDDSLTRMKDTLDELLE; encoded by the coding sequence ATGAGCGCTGTAATACCATTAGACGAGGAACAACGCGATGCGCTGCAAGAATTGCTCAATATTTCAATGGGCCAAGCAGCAAATTCACTCGCGCAACTCATTGAAACTAAAATTGATATTTCAATTCCTAAAATAACGTCAGTGACCCCTACTCAGCTTTACACCTTGCTGTTTGGCTCTGCAGATACATTTCATACCCGCCAGTCTTTTCTAGGTGATATTCAAGGTGAAGTGATGTCAGTACTTTCCCGCTCTGGTCTGAACGAGATGGCCAAACTGATGGAATACAGTGAACCGCTGAGTAAAGAAGATGTAGAAGAAATTATACTCGAGCTTTCTAATATTTTAGCCGGCGCTTGTTTGGCAGGCTTATCGAGCCAATTGGAACTGACCACCAATTTGAATATGCCCACGTTGTTTACTCCTAACAAAGAGAACTTCGACGAGCTAAAGTGGCAACATAGCTTAGTCATGGAAGTGCAATTCACCGTAGCCGTTTCATCCTTTTCTATGCGTGTTGTTTTCTGCCTAGATGACGATTCACTGACAAGAATGAAAGATACTTTAGATGAACTTCTAGAATAA
- a CDS encoding EF-hand domain-containing protein, which yields MKKLTLSLVIGAVMSTTAVAGDIQGGHNSNISADFSTLDNDGNGHITKTELKEANSSKFFKKMDADGNDKVSRSEFDKYVKNNPSMFSGDTVTKVKSSGTTDAVLTRKMTTSTSQSMNEPMITGTGTTMEKGKEALGKEMSSEMKAEVTAKFKKADRNNDGKLSMMEVEKAGINGDFSEMDKDDNQLLTKMEFRQHLAH from the coding sequence ATGAAAAAGCTTACACTATCACTTGTTATAGGCGCAGTAATGTCAACGACCGCAGTTGCTGGAGACATCCAAGGTGGTCATAACTCAAATATTAGCGCAGATTTTTCTACTCTCGATAATGATGGAAATGGACACATCACCAAAACAGAATTGAAAGAAGCAAACTCTAGTAAATTCTTCAAAAAAATGGATGCAGATGGTAATGATAAAGTGTCCCGGTCAGAGTTTGATAAATACGTAAAAAATAACCCTAGTATGTTTTCTGGAGATACTGTGACAAAGGTTAAATCAAGTGGCACTACCGATGCAGTGCTAACCCGGAAAATGACTACATCAACATCTCAGTCCATGAATGAGCCTATGATAACTGGTACCGGTACGACTATGGAAAAAGGTAAAGAGGCGTTGGGTAAAGAGATGTCTAGTGAAATGAAGGCTGAAGTTACTGCTAAATTTAAAAAAGCAGACCGTAATAATGACGGTAAGCTCTCAATGATGGAAGTTGAGAAGGCTGGCATTAATGGCGATTTTAGTGAAATGGATAAAGACGATAACCAACTACTAACCAAAATGGAATTTCGTCAGCATTTAGCACACTAA
- a CDS encoding pyridoxal phosphate-dependent aminotransferase, which produces MSHNVSRRLFLGGSAAATAIGASGLITSAGLQAATPTMSKVLYGPKPGIAKLNANENPFGPSSAALKAIATASAEGGAYYAYPAAMTLLDMIAERHGITPKNISLSAGSSPILSYAALAASKKGKILGPDLFWDTTSKAPEKQGAPEIVRVPNTKDLAIDLDAMYAAIDDGVGMVHITNPNNPTGRLLDPAKLREFCIKASKKTLVLVDEAYNELTDDPPANSMIPLVKAGHNIIVARTFSKIYGLAGMRVGYMIASEENTEWINRYGMGGYTLNQAGLAAAIASYNDEAFLTFVKDKVVEAKGLVMDGLKANGLTALPSSTNFVFVDLGKGDAELFRAAMAEKDIHIRGIYRTYTNWSRVSMGKIADVQRYVDAIPQALETMTKKQNS; this is translated from the coding sequence ATGTCACATAACGTTTCAAGACGCCTATTTTTGGGTGGTAGTGCTGCCGCTACTGCCATTGGTGCCTCAGGCTTGATTACCTCTGCAGGCCTTCAAGCTGCCACGCCCACTATGTCCAAGGTACTGTATGGTCCAAAGCCAGGTATCGCTAAATTAAATGCGAATGAAAATCCATTTGGACCAAGCTCAGCAGCATTAAAAGCGATTGCTACTGCCTCTGCCGAGGGGGGCGCATACTATGCCTACCCCGCCGCAATGACTTTGCTAGATATGATTGCAGAGCGCCATGGAATTACCCCTAAGAATATTTCGTTAAGTGCAGGTTCTAGCCCAATCCTTTCTTACGCCGCCCTTGCTGCGAGCAAGAAAGGAAAGATTTTAGGCCCCGATCTTTTTTGGGATACCACCTCTAAAGCACCAGAGAAACAAGGTGCACCTGAGATTGTTCGGGTACCTAACACAAAAGACTTAGCAATCGATTTGGATGCCATGTATGCAGCCATTGATGACGGCGTTGGCATGGTGCATATCACCAATCCTAACAACCCAACAGGACGCCTTTTAGACCCTGCAAAGCTTCGAGAATTCTGTATCAAAGCTTCTAAAAAGACGTTAGTACTTGTTGATGAAGCTTATAATGAACTTACAGATGATCCGCCTGCAAACTCAATGATTCCGTTAGTGAAAGCCGGGCACAATATTATTGTTGCGCGAACCTTTTCCAAAATTTACGGCTTAGCGGGTATGCGAGTTGGTTACATGATTGCTTCTGAAGAAAATACAGAATGGATCAATCGCTATGGCATGGGGGGTTACACATTAAACCAAGCTGGTTTAGCCGCAGCCATTGCTTCATATAATGATGAAGCCTTCCTTACGTTTGTTAAAGATAAGGTTGTAGAAGCAAAAGGCTTAGTGATGGACGGCCTCAAGGCTAATGGCCTAACTGCCCTCCCTTCTAGTACTAACTTTGTTTTTGTGGATCTTGGTAAAGGAGATGCTGAATTATTTAGGGCCGCCATGGCGGAGAAAGATATTCACATCCGCGGTATTTATCGCACCTATACTAATTGGTCAAGAGTCAGCATGGGCAAAATCGCAGATGTGCAGCGCTATGTCGATGCTATTCCGCAAGCACTTGAAACAATGACTAAAAAACAGAATTCTTAA
- a CDS encoding response regulator produces MALSVLVADDSKLSRRSVKKSLPPELDYDISEATNGQEAIDLLAENTFDLVLLDLTMPEVDGVDVLEYLSKREDAFPNVIVISADFQPEKQRIVLSLGAQRFIRKPLDKEELAMTMFELGYL; encoded by the coding sequence ATGGCACTATCTGTTTTAGTTGCTGACGACTCTAAATTGTCACGCCGTAGCGTAAAAAAATCGCTACCGCCGGAATTAGACTACGATATTTCAGAGGCAACGAATGGCCAAGAAGCGATAGATTTGTTAGCTGAAAACACCTTCGACCTTGTGCTGCTTGATTTAACCATGCCAGAGGTTGATGGTGTGGATGTGCTGGAATACTTATCCAAGCGTGAAGATGCCTTCCCTAATGTCATCGTGATCAGCGCAGATTTTCAGCCAGAAAAACAGCGCATCGTACTGTCCTTAGGGGCACAACGATTCATTAGAAAACCATTAGACAAAGAAGAGCTGGCAATGACTATGTTCGAATTGGGGTATCTATGA